From Sulfuracidifex tepidarius, one genomic window encodes:
- a CDS encoding DUF460 domain-containing protein — translation MIIIGIDIEPRESPSKGEPHYATVIINDKGEILEKSEFAPRSRIIRLAWELRADEIAIDNIYELGETDREVINFIKLLPDYTRIVQTTFNKGEFKSVKDLAFENGIIENNSKLSPLRTAYVNCLLAMKGYGKVINPVERRTKIIVARGRNLGPGGMSQNRYKRHIRGLLLRVAREVKEKLDRNGFDYDVVIRRTRAGIEGAVFTVYSPRERLYGIIKKMKGHDVVVDIRPVYKNKIEFNEKENEPKRRTIVGLDPGLEVGIAILDVHGKLLLLDTKRSIDREEIISIISNYGTPIMVATDVNPVPDTVKKIASALGCKLFVPEREMSAEEKQEAVSAYSRKTGVKVLDAHTRDSLSAALRAYHEIENKLRQAESLLSRLEIDIDTEKVFDCMIRGDSISSCIEREIDRQLNDENETKIVPQIKHVDSQRNEEEINILKLENMRYRRTISSLIAEKELLERQIEEIKINARKEIDRDRRIYELQLQLAEKEKIINYIENKLNESKLKIDQLNDLIVKLAKGDTLVIPYDKCPYATIRDGKLFFLDQEIDPSLIPFFNGEIAIITKETAEALKVLSKEMEIENSKRINLKDLIESYRNSRSKHGNFSF, via the coding sequence ATGATAATAATTGGAATAGATATAGAGCCTAGAGAAAGTCCATCTAAAGGAGAACCTCATTACGCTACAGTGATAATAAATGATAAAGGAGAAATTTTAGAAAAGAGCGAGTTTGCGCCCAGGAGTAGAATAATAAGGTTAGCATGGGAGTTGAGAGCAGACGAGATAGCAATAGACAATATTTACGAACTAGGAGAGACAGATAGAGAAGTTATAAATTTCATAAAGTTACTTCCTGACTATACTAGAATAGTACAAACAACCTTCAATAAAGGGGAGTTCAAGAGCGTTAAGGACTTAGCTTTTGAAAATGGAATTATAGAAAACAACTCTAAGCTATCTCCGCTTCGTACAGCGTATGTTAACTGTCTCCTCGCAATGAAAGGGTACGGAAAGGTAATAAACCCAGTGGAAAGGAGAACTAAGATAATAGTAGCACGCGGAAGGAACTTGGGACCAGGAGGAATGAGCCAGAACAGATACAAAAGACACATTAGAGGCCTTCTACTCAGAGTTGCACGCGAAGTAAAAGAGAAGCTCGATAGGAACGGATTCGATTACGATGTAGTAATAAGGAGAACTAGGGCTGGAATCGAGGGAGCTGTGTTCACTGTCTACTCACCCAGGGAGAGGCTCTACGGTATAATAAAGAAAATGAAGGGACACGACGTAGTAGTTGATATAAGACCAGTCTATAAAAATAAAATAGAATTTAATGAGAAAGAAAATGAACCGAAAAGGAGGACAATAGTTGGCTTGGATCCAGGGTTAGAGGTGGGAATAGCTATTCTTGACGTACACGGGAAACTTCTTCTGCTTGACACTAAGAGAAGTATAGATAGGGAAGAAATCATTAGTATAATCTCAAACTATGGTACCCCTATCATGGTTGCCACTGACGTGAACCCAGTACCAGACACCGTGAAGAAAATAGCCTCGGCCTTAGGATGCAAGTTGTTTGTTCCCGAAAGGGAGATGTCTGCAGAGGAGAAACAGGAGGCAGTTTCAGCATACTCAAGGAAAACCGGAGTTAAAGTGTTAGATGCCCACACCAGAGACTCACTTTCAGCTGCACTAAGAGCATATCATGAGATAGAAAACAAGCTGAGACAAGCAGAGAGCCTCCTATCTAGGCTGGAAATAGACATTGACACGGAAAAGGTCTTTGACTGCATGATAAGAGGGGATTCAATATCTTCCTGTATAGAAAGGGAGATAGACAGACAGCTTAATGACGAGAATGAAACTAAGATAGTACCGCAAATCAAGCATGTAGACTCTCAACGAAACGAAGAGGAAATAAATATCCTTAAGCTGGAGAACATGAGATATCGTAGAACTATATCCTCTTTGATAGCTGAGAAGGAGTTGTTAGAGAGACAAATTGAAGAGATAAAGATCAATGCTAGAAAAGAGATAGACAGAGATAGAAGAATTTACGAGCTGCAACTACAACTGGCTGAAAAAGAGAAAATAATAAACTATATTGAAAACAAGCTTAATGAAAGTAAACTAAAGATAGATCAGCTTAACGACTTAATCGTTAAGCTAGCGAAAGGCGATACCCTAGTGATACCTTATGACAAATGTCCCTATGCCACGATAAGAGACGGGAAACTATTCTTCCTAGATCAGGAGATAGATCCATCACTGATTCCATTTTTTAACGGAGAAATAGCTATAATCACAAAGGAAACTGCTGAAGCATTAAAGGTGCTCTCCAAGGAAATGGAAATAGAAAATTCAAAAAGAATTAACCTAAAAGATCTTATAGAATCGTATAGAAATTCAAGATCAAAACATGGTAACTTTTCCTTCTAG
- a CDS encoding RIO1 family regulatory kinase/ATPase domain-containing protein: MKILKSLSTVIGEGKESVVYMGYDFDENPIVVKFHRIGKTSYKTLRRKKRTLQGRKSWVRLSIENAESEYNALACLWENRAYVPRPLGLGVNAVAMEYINGKPLFKTDLLEPSRVLDDILSTIRISYVYCKLSHNDLSPYNVVMDTERNIPYVIDWPQASRASEDSLEKDIRHILDFFRNKYDINREINDTLSYIRD; the protein is encoded by the coding sequence ATGAAAATATTGAAAAGTTTGTCTACCGTAATTGGAGAAGGAAAGGAGAGTGTAGTTTACATGGGTTACGATTTCGATGAGAACCCGATAGTAGTCAAGTTCCACCGAATAGGTAAAACCAGTTATAAAACATTGAGGAGAAAGAAGAGAACTTTACAGGGAAGAAAAAGTTGGGTTAGGTTGTCAATCGAAAACGCTGAATCTGAGTACAACGCTCTTGCATGCCTATGGGAAAACAGGGCATATGTACCCAGACCTTTAGGTCTAGGCGTAAATGCGGTTGCTATGGAATACATAAACGGAAAGCCCCTGTTTAAGACAGATCTACTTGAACCTTCTAGAGTATTAGACGATATCTTATCCACTATCAGGATATCTTACGTTTACTGCAAATTGTCTCACAACGACCTTAGTCCTTATAACGTCGTTATGGACACAGAGAGGAATATTCCTTACGTAATAGATTGGCCTCAAGCTTCTAGGGCTTCGGAAGACAGCTTAGAGAAAGACATAAGACATATATTAGACTTCTTTAGAAATAAATACGATATTAATAGGGAAATTAACGATACCTTGTCGTATATTAGGGATTAG
- a CDS encoding Rqc2 family fibronectin-binding protein: MTYFDLLAWDIENKSRLEGCRIDNIYTTKESDNTFLFHLHCKDGDKDLIIQPGKRIHFTKFTVDRETNGQVSFLRTLLREAFIKSTKLLGHERIYLIETSNGKQVIVELLPRGVLVVTDENNKIIFSTEVKQFKDRKIKQGEIYSPPPQFVPKKQSLPSALGVPSEIIEALGVTDIEEGKKVVEQLEDNIKKGHIYPCVKEDTVIPIKVEDCAQADSFNDALDTYFTKIEKEEVVSKSTQKLNEEKGRLISTLNEINEKINEYNKQAEKLRETGRKILENYVKIEDIINNNKEKNSVVTNIDGIEITLNPRLNPNKNASIYFDKAKEFEAKAKKAEEITVELKERLNNLEASIKQKEESSKIKIREKEWYEKYRWTITRNGFLVIAGRDVDQNESLVKKMLEDNDIFLHADVHGAPATIIKSNGAEVSEDDIYDASIISACYSKAWKEGLGSIDVFWVKGEQVSKSPPVGEYLPKGSFMIYGKKNFIKNVKLELWLGLEEKSTNEMRLLVGSDKAVKARSKFVVKIVPGEDDQEKASSKIIKILTKEGITGSGGLKNEIIKILPGKSKIIRENA; encoded by the coding sequence ATGACTTATTTTGACTTATTAGCGTGGGACATAGAAAATAAGTCTAGACTTGAAGGATGTAGAATAGATAACATATACACTACGAAGGAATCCGATAATACTTTCCTGTTTCATCTGCACTGCAAAGATGGAGACAAGGATTTGATAATTCAGCCCGGCAAGAGGATACATTTTACAAAATTTACTGTTGATAGAGAAACTAATGGACAAGTTTCGTTCTTAAGGACCTTGCTTAGAGAAGCCTTCATAAAATCCACTAAATTATTAGGTCACGAAAGAATATATTTGATAGAAACAAGTAACGGCAAACAAGTAATAGTTGAGCTATTACCTAGAGGAGTTCTTGTGGTAACTGATGAGAACAACAAGATCATTTTCTCAACTGAAGTTAAACAATTTAAGGATAGAAAAATTAAACAAGGAGAGATTTATTCACCTCCTCCGCAATTCGTTCCGAAGAAACAATCGCTACCTTCGGCTTTAGGTGTCCCGTCAGAAATAATAGAGGCTCTAGGAGTAACTGACATAGAAGAAGGTAAGAAAGTAGTAGAGCAGTTGGAAGATAACATTAAAAAAGGGCACATATATCCTTGTGTAAAAGAGGACACGGTAATTCCAATCAAAGTAGAGGATTGTGCCCAAGCAGATTCTTTCAATGACGCATTGGACACTTATTTCACAAAAATTGAAAAAGAAGAGGTAGTTAGTAAATCAACTCAAAAATTAAACGAGGAGAAAGGTAGGCTAATTTCCACTCTAAATGAAATAAATGAGAAAATAAACGAATACAACAAACAAGCAGAGAAGCTTCGAGAGACAGGAAGAAAAATCTTAGAGAATTATGTAAAAATAGAGGACATTATAAATAACAATAAGGAAAAAAACTCAGTTGTAACAAACATAGACGGTATAGAAATCACGTTAAATCCCAGACTGAATCCCAACAAGAACGCTTCAATTTATTTTGATAAAGCAAAAGAGTTTGAAGCAAAGGCTAAGAAGGCAGAAGAGATCACAGTTGAGCTCAAGGAGAGGCTCAACAATTTAGAAGCTTCTATAAAGCAAAAAGAAGAATCAAGCAAAATAAAGATTAGAGAGAAAGAGTGGTATGAGAAATATAGATGGACCATAACCAGAAACGGTTTTTTAGTCATTGCGGGGAGGGATGTAGACCAAAACGAGAGCCTGGTTAAGAAGATGCTTGAAGATAACGACATTTTCCTTCATGCTGACGTTCACGGAGCTCCAGCAACTATCATCAAATCAAATGGAGCGGAAGTGAGTGAGGACGATATTTACGATGCTTCAATAATATCGGCGTGTTACTCTAAGGCTTGGAAAGAGGGGTTAGGCTCAATAGACGTGTTCTGGGTTAAAGGGGAACAAGTCAGTAAGTCCCCTCCTGTAGGTGAATATCTCCCTAAAGGCTCTTTCATGATTTACGGTAAAAAGAATTTCATAAAAAACGTGAAACTAGAGCTTTGGTTAGGGCTGGAAGAGAAGAGCACAAACGAAATGAGACTTTTGGTAGGTTCAGATAAGGCCGTTAAGGCACGTTCTAAGTTCGTAGTTAAAATCGTGCCTGGTGAAGATGACCAGGAAAAAGCTTCATCTAAGATAATTAAGATACTAACGAAAGAGGGTATTACTGGGTCAGGCGGTCTTAAGAACGAGATTATAAAAATTTTACCAGGGAAAAGTAAGATAATCAGAGAAAATGCATAA
- a CDS encoding Mut7-C RNAse domain-containing protein: MQRQSFIVDAMLGRLARWLRILGYDTYYKNDIKDWKILKIAEETKRIIITRDRGLCNRAKKKGLPCELIQPGIGIEEMLVQLANNWKIDLTLDMAATRCPECDSILEQMGKDRWKCPKCSKEYWKGTHWITMQEIIIKAKAKVNTNGEEPDFARRLNVRHRNSVS; encoded by the coding sequence ATGCAGAGGCAAAGTTTCATAGTCGACGCGATGTTGGGGAGGCTAGCTAGATGGCTGAGGATTCTAGGTTATGATACCTATTATAAGAACGATATTAAGGATTGGAAGATTCTAAAAATTGCAGAGGAAACTAAAAGAATAATAATTACAAGAGATAGGGGACTTTGTAACAGAGCTAAAAAGAAGGGTTTACCTTGTGAGCTCATTCAACCTGGAATAGGCATAGAAGAAATGTTAGTTCAATTAGCTAATAATTGGAAAATTGATTTAACTCTTGATATGGCAGCTACTAGGTGCCCAGAATGCGACTCCATATTAGAACAAATGGGAAAAGACAGATGGAAATGCCCCAAGTGTTCAAAGGAGTATTGGAAGGGAACTCATTGGATTACTATGCAAGAAATAATTATTAAGGCTAAGGCAAAAGTCAACACCAATGGAGAAGAACCTGATTTCGCTAGAAGACTTAACGTTAGACATAGGAACTCAGTTAGTTAA
- a CDS encoding TIGR00296 family protein has product MEKNLISLEDLTLDIGTQLVKLARNSIKRKLGLTASELTLDPVLEKKGMAFVTLEKNDTFRSLRGCIGYVQAVSSLKDVVERAAEAAAFSDPRFPPLSRDEIDDIIVEVTVLTSPKEIIGDRESLPSQIEIGVDGLIVEKGILYSGLLLPQVPVEYNWDQETFLAETCIKASLEPDCWLDTQVKVKKFSGRIFKEVNPNGAVYEVNLNNIIKS; this is encoded by the coding sequence ATGGAGAAGAACCTGATTTCGCTAGAAGACTTAACGTTAGACATAGGAACTCAGTTAGTTAAGTTAGCACGTAATTCTATAAAGAGAAAATTAGGTTTGACGGCAAGCGAGTTAACTCTAGATCCCGTCTTGGAAAAGAAGGGTATGGCGTTTGTAACTCTTGAGAAGAATGATACTTTTAGATCGCTTAGGGGCTGTATCGGTTACGTACAAGCGGTCTCTTCCCTAAAAGATGTTGTCGAGCGGGCTGCTGAGGCAGCAGCTTTCTCTGACCCTAGATTTCCTCCTTTGAGCAGAGACGAAATAGACGATATTATAGTCGAGGTTACTGTCCTAACTAGTCCTAAGGAAATCATAGGGGATAGAGAAAGTCTTCCAAGTCAAATTGAGATAGGCGTTGATGGTCTAATAGTGGAAAAAGGTATACTCTACAGTGGACTTCTGCTACCTCAAGTTCCAGTCGAATATAACTGGGACCAAGAGACCTTCCTTGCGGAAACTTGTATTAAGGCATCTTTAGAGCCAGATTGTTGGTTAGATACGCAAGTGAAAGTAAAGAAATTCTCTGGAAGAATATTCAAGGAAGTCAATCCTAACGGGGCAGTATATGAAGTTAATCTCAATAATATTATAAAGAGCTAG
- the pdo gene encoding protein disulfide oxidoreductase, with protein sequence MEQEYAELFNDDVKNALQDALKDMKNNVDVYVFIDSADENCQYCDLTVKFMNFVADSCPKDENGSSKLKVHVFDRQKDKEAFTEYEVERVPTVALEKGKIRWTGAPLGEEIRALVETLVRISQGESGLSPETVEAIKSKINGKVKVETLVTPSCPYCPYAALIAHMVAYEACKQGKCNVVSDVVESYENQDIAEKYQVMSVPTVAVNESVEFIGVPTEENFVNSLEEKQKA encoded by the coding sequence ATGGAACAAGAATATGCAGAACTATTTAACGATGACGTAAAGAACGCGCTACAAGACGCTCTAAAGGATATGAAGAACAATGTAGATGTATATGTTTTTATTGACTCAGCAGACGAGAATTGTCAATATTGCGACTTGACAGTTAAATTCATGAACTTTGTTGCTGATTCCTGTCCCAAAGACGAGAACGGATCATCCAAATTGAAAGTGCACGTTTTCGATAGGCAGAAAGACAAGGAAGCGTTTACTGAATATGAGGTGGAAAGGGTTCCTACTGTAGCTTTAGAGAAGGGTAAAATAAGATGGACTGGAGCACCTCTCGGAGAAGAAATACGAGCTCTGGTTGAGACTTTAGTTAGGATATCCCAAGGAGAAAGTGGTCTCTCTCCAGAGACTGTAGAGGCAATAAAGAGCAAGATAAATGGGAAAGTCAAGGTAGAAACGTTAGTTACACCTTCATGTCCCTACTGCCCTTACGCAGCTTTAATAGCTCATATGGTAGCATATGAAGCTTGTAAGCAAGGCAAGTGTAATGTAGTTTCTGACGTTGTAGAGTCTTATGAGAATCAAGACATAGCTGAGAAATATCAAGTTATGTCAGTGCCTACAGTTGCAGTCAACGAAAGTGTAGAGTTCATAGGTGTGCCTACTGAAGAGAATTTCGTTAACTCTTTAGAGGAAAAACAAAAGGCATAA
- the dcd gene encoding dCTP deaminase, with product MILGDRDLKYYLEKKWIEIDPLEKDTVRENGVDLRVGEEVARFKNTDKIFTPSSSIEDFFYKESGESFIIKPNEHVLLVTKEYVKLPHDVMAFVNLRSSFARLGLFVPPTIVDAGFQGQLTIEVIGSQFPIEMRAGTRFLHLIFAKTLTPVERPYDGKYQTQKGVTLPKFSQ from the coding sequence ATGATACTTGGTGATCGCGACTTAAAGTATTACCTAGAGAAAAAGTGGATAGAAATAGACCCTCTTGAAAAAGATACAGTCCGTGAAAATGGAGTTGATCTTCGAGTAGGGGAAGAAGTTGCAAGGTTCAAAAATACAGACAAGATATTTACGCCATCTTCTTCAATAGAGGACTTCTTTTATAAGGAGAGCGGAGAATCCTTCATCATAAAGCCTAACGAACACGTCCTTCTAGTCACTAAGGAATACGTAAAACTTCCACACGACGTCATGGCTTTCGTTAACCTTAGGTCATCGTTTGCACGCCTTGGGTTATTCGTACCTCCTACAATAGTAGACGCCGGGTTTCAGGGACAGCTCACGATAGAAGTAATTGGTTCCCAGTTTCCCATAGAAATGAGGGCAGGAACTCGCTTTCTTCATCTGATATTCGCAAAGACACTTACACCAGTTGAAAGGCCTTATGACGGAAAATATCAGACCCAGAAAGGAGTTACATTACCTAAGTTTTCGCAGTAA